Proteins from a genomic interval of Planctomycetota bacterium:
- a CDS encoding isoaspartyl peptidase/L-asparaginase has product MKRLTHKPIIAAHAGVGSPNAYSDGTQKAVREALKVLKKTKSPLKAAIAGTVILENDPRFNAGTGSNLRMDGRTIEMDAAVMDSDGVCGAVACIQMVRNPVLVAELVSHTPHLLMCGDGAVEFARLHKIPVYNPATPKTLARFRAAKARLVHKNLLYQTKHGFKALGNKSRGCDTVGLVVSDGCGNFAGAVSTGGISYMIKGRIGDSPLVGCGIYVGKNGAVVATGIGEEIIRRLLSKQVYDRMENGMSPQEACEWGLTLFKDPSKSIKKCYQRVPVGIVAVNLTGYGIVATHQMATGFLN; this is encoded by the coding sequence ATGAAACGTCTAACGCACAAACCGATAATCGCAGCGCATGCCGGGGTGGGCTCGCCAAATGCCTACAGTGACGGAACGCAGAAGGCAGTCCGGGAAGCGCTCAAGGTGTTAAAGAAGACCAAATCTCCGTTAAAGGCAGCCATTGCCGGGACCGTGATATTGGAGAACGACCCGCGATTCAATGCCGGCACCGGTTCCAATCTTCGGATGGATGGCCGGACTATTGAGATGGACGCGGCGGTGATGGATTCGGACGGCGTTTGCGGCGCCGTGGCCTGCATCCAGATGGTCCGAAATCCGGTGCTGGTGGCTGAGCTGGTTTCCCACACGCCGCATCTACTGATGTGCGGCGATGGAGCAGTTGAATTTGCCCGGCTACATAAGATTCCGGTTTATAATCCGGCGACGCCCAAGACATTGGCTCGTTTCAGGGCTGCCAAGGCCAGATTAGTTCACAAGAATTTATTATATCAGACAAAACACGGGTTTAAGGCCTTGGGCAACAAGTCCCGAGGCTGCGATACGGTCGGCTTGGTTGTTTCGGACGGATGCGGTAACTTTGCCGGAGCCGTCTCAACCGGCGGAATCTCTTACATGATTAAGGGCCGGATTGGCGATTCGCCCTTGGTTGGATGCGGCATCTATGTCGGGAAAAACGGGGCAGTAGTGGCCACCGGCATCGGGGAAGAGATTATCAGACGGCTCCTGTCCAAGCAGGTCTATGACCGGATGGAAAACGGGATGAGCCCTCAAGAGGCCTGTGAATGGGGTCTGACTCTGTTTAAGGACCCGAGCAAATCAATAAAGAAATGCTACCAGCGGGTGCCGGTCGGCATCGTAGCGGTTAATCTGACCGGTTACGGCATTGTGGCAACGCATCAGATGGCCACGGGTTTTTTAAATTAG